The genomic stretch TAGTTCCCCATCACGTCGCCCGAGATCTTGGCCGACTTGCGGAAGCCACCCTTGGACGACAGGCGCAATTCGCGCATCGCGAACAGGATTCGCCGATGCACCGGCTTCAGCCCGTCACGGGCATCAGGCAGCGCGCGGTGCATGATCGTGGACAGCGCATAGGTCAGATAACGATCCCCCAGCGCGCGGCGCAGCGGTTCGGACAGGTCCATGTTGGGGGGCTCGGTAATATCTGACATAGATGCTGTGTAGCCATGTGCCCCAAACGGGACAAGAGGGCAAAACGCCTGAAACAGGCCACGGAACTATTTGAACGGTTGCGGCGTTGCCTATCTGACACGCGCCAGACGCGGGGAAGAATTGGTTTCCTTTCTCACTGCGCGCTGTGGCGCAGTCTGATAAGATTGAGTCGACCCGATCAAAAGCTGCCGCAAATGACGGGTGTTACCTGGGGATTTTTATTATGGTTCGATTTATTGTATTGACCTTCGGCTTTTTGGGCTGGGCCTTTTATGAAATGAGTGGCGGGGCCGATTTCGACGCCGAAGCCTTGCGCATGTCACGCATTGACGCCGACCAGAGTGCGCCGGTGACAGCCACCACACCAAAGACGCTGTTGGCCGAAGTCGACACCAAAGACACCGGCGCTGCCGAGGTAACACGCGTTGCGCTGAACCTGACCACAACGCGCGATATTGTGGCCCCTGCCAAGCCGCTGCCCACCGCACCCGCACCCGCAAAATTCGACGGCGCAATCCTGAGCACCGCTTCGCTGGAAACCCCGGAGACACCCGAGATCATCCTCCCCAGCCTGATTCCCGCCGCAGAACCTGAAGCCCAAACAACGGCCGAACTGTTGGTGGACGAAGACAACGGTCTGCTGGATGTGCGTGCCGTCTCGGGCAGCCGCGTAAACATGCGCGACGGCCCGGGCACCTATTACGACGTGGTCAGCAATCTGACACGCGGGACGCTGGTCGAAATCCTGCAAGACCCCGGCAACGGCTGGGTCAAGCTGCGCCCGATGGATGGCGGCCCAGAGGGCTGGATGGCTGCGTCTTTGCTGACCAACAGCTGATTGCCAAAACCGCAGCCCCGTGACACACCTGCCAGCACAACAGCGCGGGCAGGCAGTACATGAAATCCATTCTGATCACCGGCTGTTCGTCAGGTATCGGCCATGCCGCCGCCCACGGGCTGCGCGCGCGCGGCTGGCGTGTTTTTGCGGCCTGCCGCCGCGCTGAGGATTGCGCACGATTGCAAGCCGAAGGGTTCGACAGCCCGCAAATCGACTATACCGACGAAACCAGCATCACCGCCGGACTGGCCGAAGTGCTGAACGCCACGGACGGCACGCTGGATGCGCTGTTCAACAACGGCGCCCACGCCACGCCCGGCGCTGTCGAAGATCTGCCCACCGACGCCCTGCGCGCGTTGTTCGAGGCGAATTTCTTTGGCTGGCACACGCTGACCCGCGCGGTGATCCCGGTGATGCGCGCCCAGGGGCACGGGCGGATCGTGCAATGTTCGTCTGTGCTGGGTTTCATCACGATGCCATGGCGTGGGGCTTACAACGCCTCGAAACACGCCATCGAAGGGCTGACCAGCACATTGCGTATCGAAATGCGCGATACGGATATCCGCATTTGCACGATCGAACCCGGCCCCGTCACCAGCCGCATCCGCGCCAATTCGGTCGCCCATTTCGAGCGCTGGATCGACTGGCGGTCATCGCCGCGCGCTGCACAGTACGAAACCAGCCTGATGAAACGGCTTTATGCCACTGACAGCGGGCCGGACACCTTTGCACTGCCGCCCGAGGCCGTGGTGAAAAAACTGATCCACGCCGTCGAAAGCTCCAGCCCCCGCCCGCGCTATTATGTGACTGTGCCGACGCATGTCATGGGGGTGATGAAACGCATATTGCCAACGCGCGCACTGGACTGGCTGCTGTCGCGGAACTAGTCTGCCGCGTCCAATTGGCGCAAGCGGGTTCGCTTTCGTCGCGCGGGCCGCTACATCTGTCGCAACAGACTTGAAAAGGAATAGGGCATGACCTCGGATCCACTGTTCATCTTGATCCTGCTGGCCTGTGCAGCCGTGGTTCTGGTGTTGGTCACCGGACTTGGCGGTTTTGCAAAAGGCAGCGGCTGGGCCTCGAAGAACTCGAACAAACTGATGCGGATGCGGATCATTGCGCAGTTTATCGCTGTCATTTTGATCGTAATCGCGGTGCTGTGGCGCCAATCCGGAGGTTGATATGGTTGTACTGAACAAGATTTACACGCGCACGGGCGACAAGGGCGAAACCGCCTTGGGCGATGGCACACGCGTGGCCAAACACGCCGCGCGGGTCAACGCCTATGGCACGTCGGACGAATTGAACGCCTTTGTCGGCGTGGCCCGGCTTGAGGCCACGGGCGACACCGACGCCGCCCTTGCCCGCATTCAGAACGACCTGTTCGACCTGGGCGCAGACCTGTGCCGCCCCGACATGGAAGGCGACGCCAAGGCGGAATACCCGCCCCTGCGCATGATCGACGCGCAGGTAAAACGGCTGGAAGCCGAGATTGACGTCATGAATGCCACCCTTGAGCCGCTGCGCAGCTTCGTGCTGCCCGGCGGGGCCGCGCTGGCTGCGCACCTGCATGTCTGCCGCACCGTCTCGCGCCGCGCCGAACGTCTGGCGGTGGACCTTGCGACGCAGGAACAGGTCAATCCGGCAGCGGTGAAATACCTGAACCGGCTGAGCGATTGGTTTTTTGTGGCCGCGCGGATTGCCAATAACTGTGGCAAGGATGACGTGTTGTGGGTGCCCGGTGCCAACCGCTGAGGCGCTAACATCGGGTTGGCGGCACCAAAACGCGGCGTCGCCAACCCATATTGTGACGGTTTTACCCTGTTTCCTGTGCGCAGGCTTGGGTAAACCCTGCGAAATGAATTGTGGGCTTGCCATCTGGTGAGTCGGATTTTGTCAAGGAAGGAACGCTCATGAAGGTATTGGTGCCTGTCAAACGCGTGATCGACTATAACGTGAAAGTCCGTGTAAAAGCGGATGGATCGGGTGTTGATCTTGCAAACGTGAAAATGTCGATGAACCCGTTCGACGAGATTGCCGTCGAACAGGCGATCCGTATGAAAGAGGCCGGTCAGGTCGAAGAAATCATCGCGGTGTCGATCGGCGTCAAGCAGGCGCAGGAAACCCTGCGCACGGCGCTGGCGATGGGTGCGGACCGGGCGATCCTGGTCATCGCAGCCGATGACGTTCATCAGGACATCGAACCGCTGACCGTTGCCAAGATCCTCAAGGCGATTGTCGACGAAGAGCAGCCCGGCCTTGTGCTGTGCGGCAAACAGGCGATCGACAACGACATGAACGCCACCGGCCAGATGCTGTCGGCCCTGCTGGGCTGGTCGCAAGGCACCTTCGCCTCCGAGGTCGAAATCTCGGGCGACAAGGCCAAGGTCACGCGCGAAGTGGACGGCGGTTTGCAAACCATTGAAATCAACATGCCGACCGTCATCACCGTCGACCTGCGCCTGAACGAGCCGCGCTATGCGTCGCTGCCCAACATCATGAAAGCGAAGAAAAAGCCGCTGGATGAGAAAACCGCAGCCGATTACGGCGTTGATACGGCGCTGCATCTGGAAGTGGTCAGCACCAAAGAGCCCGAAGCCCGCGCGGCTGGCGAAATCGTGGCAGACGTGGACGCACTGGTTGCGAAACTCAAAGAAAAGGGAGTGGTGTAATGGCTGTTCTGCTTCTTGCCGAAGTCAACAATGGCGAACTGGCGATGGACGCCACAGCCAAGGCTGTGACCGCCGCCAAATCGTTGGGTGATGTGACCGTTCTGTGCGCGGGCGGCTCGGCAGCTGCTGCGGGCGAAGCGGCTGCGAAAATCGACGGCGTGGCCAAGGTGCTGGTTGCCGAAGACGCATCGCTGGGCCACCGTCTGGCGGAATCCACAGCCGCGCTGATCGTGTCGCTGGCCGGTGATTACGAACACATCGTTGCCCCCGCCACCACCGACGCCAAAAACGTGATGCCCCGTGTCGCGGCGCTGCTGGACGTGATGATTATTTCCGACGCCTCCGGCGTTGTTGATGGCGACACGTTCGAACGCCCGATTTACGCAGGCAACGCGATCCAGACTGTTAAGTCGAAAGACGCAAAAAAGGTCATCACCTTCCGTACATCGACATTCGATGCGGCCGGTGAAGGCGGTTCCGCCTCGGTCGAAACCGTGTCGGCAGCCGCTGATCCCGGCCTGTCGTCCTGGGTCGAAGACAAGGTTGCCGCCAGCGACCGCCCCGAACTGACATCGGCTGGTGTCGTTGTGTCGGGTGGCCGTGGTGTCGGCTCGGAAGAAGACTTCAAGCTGATCGAAAAACTGGCCGACAAACTGGGCGCCGCCGTTGGCGCGTCGCGCGCGGCTGTGGACAGCGGCTATGCCCCGAACGACTGGCAGGTGGGCCAGACGGGCAAGGTGGTCGCCCCTGACCTTTATGTCGCGGTCGGCATCTCGGGTGCGATCCAGCACCTTGCGGGCATGAAAGACTCCAAAGTGATCGTTGCGATCAACAAGGACGAAGAAGCCCCGATCTTCCAGGTTGCGGACTACGGCCTTGTGGCTGACCTGTTCACGGCTGTGCCGGAACTGATCGAAAAACTGTAAACAGACGGGCCACGCCCCTCTGGACAGATAGAAAGGCCCGCCAGCGCATGGCGGGCCTTTTGCATATCAGACCGCGGTCAAGGCCGCCTGCCCCACCAGCCTGCGCAGCACAGGTTCCAGTGCTGCAGCCGCCTCCTGATGCGCCACAGGCCCCAGCATGGTTTCTGCTGCCTGACGTTCCATTTCCGAAAAAACCATGCCGTCAGTGCCCTGTTCCATCGCCTGTTCAGAAGCCTGTACTTCGACGATCTCGGTAACCTCGTTGCGCAGGGTTTCAATCATCTCGCGGGTCACGAACCACGGATCGTGGTTCATCCCGTTTTCGCGGTTGTCGGGATCGGCCTGCCCGAACCACAGCAACACGGTTTTCCCCGGAATGCGGGCCAGCAAATGGCGCATCCGTGCGATCCAGGCGCTTTGCAGTTCTTCGCGCACGGTGCGGAACCGTTCGGGCGACACCGTATTCAGATGGATCAGCATATGCTTGTTGAAATTGAACTCGGCAAAATCAACATCCCGAAAGATCGCTTCAAGCAGCCCCGAAGGTTTCAGGAAGCGGTCGTTCCGGCGCGGATGCACCGAATAGAACCGGTTCGTCATGTTTTGCGCGCTCAGCACTTGCAGCACTGTCACCTTGGCCCCCGCACCGATTTCGCTCAGTTGCGGGTCAGAGGCAAAAACCTCGACGCCCGCATTGGTGCAGCCCAGATTGACGCAAGGCATTCCCAGGCTCTCCTCAAGCAGGTCGGGGAACGGTCTGGCCAGAAACTTTCCATAGGTTTCTGTCCCGCCAAAGAAAGCGATATACGGCTTTTTCAGCGACTTGCGTGGCCCGCGAAACAGCACTTTGGACGTGCCATACCGGCACGGAAAATAGTTCAGGGCCCCTTGGCCCATAGCATCATAGGTCATTACACCCACCTCTCAATTTCACCCAACGCAGGGTATACCGGACAGGTCCTTAGAAATTGCTAACAGGGTGTGATCAAATCGCGCGGTTGTTCACACCTTGCAGCCAGAGGCGCGGCACGGATATGGTGCGCTAACACACAAGGGGCATTTCATGGACATCAAGACGGTCGGGATCGTAGGCGCGGGGCAAATGGGCAACGGGATTGCGCATGTGATGGCGTTGGCAGGCTATGACGTAATGATGACGGACATCAGCGACGATGCGCTGAAAGCAGCCGTCGCGCTGATCGACAGCAACATGGAACGGCAGGTCGCCCGCGACAAGATCACCGCCGAGGTCAAGGCCGAAGCCATGGCGCGAATCACCACAACGGTGACATTGACCGACCTTGGGCCAAGCGATCTGATCATCGAGGCGGCAACCGAACGCGAAACCGTCAAACAGGCGATTTTCGAAGACCTTCTGCCGCATCTGAAACCGGAAACCATCCTGACGTCGAACACCTCGTCCATTTCGATCACCCGTCTGGCCAGCCGCACGGACAGGCCCGAAAAATTCATGGGGTTCCATTTCATGAACCCGGTGCCGGTGATGCAACTGGTGGAGCTGATCCGCGGCATTGCCACCGACGCCGAAACCTATGACGCCTGCAAACAGGTGGTGGACAAACTGGGCAAGACCGCCGCCAGCGCCGAGGATTTCCCCGCCTTTATCGTCAACCGCATCCTGATGCCGATGATCAACGAGGCGGTCTATACGCTGTATGAAGGTGTGGGGAACGTGCAATCCATCGACAGCTCGATGAAGCTGGGCGCGAACCACCCCATGGGGCCGCTGGAGCTGGCGGATTTCATCGGTCTGGACACCTGTCTGGCGATCATGAACGTGCTGCACGACGGGCTGGCCGATACCAAATACCGCCCCTGCCCGCTGTTGACCAAATACGTTGAAGCCGGGTGGCTGGGGCGCAAGACACAGCGCGGGTTCTATGATTATCGGGGCGAGACACCTGTTCCGACGCGCTAAGGCGCTATTTGAAAATGCTCTGGGTTGGGGGCGCTGCCCCCGGCGCTTCGCGCCTCCCCCGGAGTTTTCTATGGCTTTTCGGGAAAAAACTGAAACAGACGGGATCACTTTTCGCGTTTGAGCCGCAGGCGAAAGGCAGCGAACAAGTGATTCAGGTCTTTCCCGAAACGCTTTGGCAAGATGAAGAAGCGGTCAGCCCTTGAGGTTCAGGGTGTGTTCCCGCAGCCACGCCATGAAGCCGCGCGGATCATCTGCCCAGCCCTTGAGGTCTTCGGGCGCGATCGGGTCACCAACGATAGGGCCCTGGGGTTTGTTCAGGGAATAGACGATTTCATGCAGCAGCAACCCCTGACGCAGCATCGGCGAGAGTTTGTTGGCAATCTGATAGGCGCGGCTGTTCTGGCCGGGGAACTTCATTGGCACGACCGTGGCACCTGACCGGCGGATCAGGGCGGCGGTGAACACGTTCCATTCCGCCTCGACCGCAGGGCCCCAATAGGTTTCGGACGCTGCGACCTGACCCGAAGGGAACAGGGCAACAACGCCGCCCTCCTTGAGGTGTTTCATCGCCTTGGCACGCATCTCGACGCCCTTGCGCTGCGCATCGGGATCGTGCGGAAAGGGCACAGGGATCATATAGCTGCCCGCAACCTCGTCGATGGCGGTCAGCAACGAGCGGGTCAGGATGCGATAGTCCGGGCGCACGCGGCCGATCAGGTCGCCAAAGATCATGCCATCAACCATCCCATGCGGATGGTTCGCCACCACGATCACGGGCCCCTCTTTGGGGATTCGATCCAGCTGGCTTTGGGGTGTGGTCAGTTCAATGCCCATCACATCCAGGCAGGCCCGCCAGAACGCCTGTCCCTGCGGTGCACCACGGCGTTCGAATTTGCGGATCAGACGCAGGATGGTCAGCTTGCCGGTAAAGGCTTCCATCAGACGGATAAAGCCGGCTTTCCAGGGATCGTCAAAGGTCGAGGCATAGGACAGGCTGCGGCGGTCATATTTGGTAAATGTGACCGTTTCGTCCTGTGCCTGCGTCACGCCTTTTACGCCCTGCGAGCTGTCAACCACGTCTGTGTTACCCTTTGTCATGCCGTGAAGTCTGAGGCCGCCGATGTCTCAGGCGCCTTCGCCAAACTTGTCCGCAACCAGTGCCGTCAGCGCTTCTGCCAGCGCTTCGGCGTCCGGTCCAGAGGTTTCAACGTCAATAAAGGTTCCTTTGGAGGCTGCCAACATCAAAAGGCCCATAATACTGTCGCCCGAGGCAGACATCCCGTCCTTGGCCACTTCTGCCTGGGCGTCAAAAGCCTCGACAACTTCAACGAGTTTGGCCGAGGCGCGGGCGTGCAGCCCTTTCTCGTTCACGATCTTCAAAGTGCATTTGGTCATACGTGGTTCGGGCTTTCTGCGCTGACGTTCTGGCTGTCGATATATTTTTTGCCAGCGTCCAGTGCTGCACGTACAGCATCGCCAACGGGTTTGTGACGGCTTTTGGCCAATTTGATCAGCATTGGCAAGTTTGCGCCGTACAAAATGCGCCGCCCCTGTGGCTGACATGCCAGCAGCGACAGATTGGAGGGCGAGCCGCCATAAAGATCGGTCACAACCACCACACCGTCGCCGTCATCGACCTCGTCGGCGGCGGCGCAGATCTCGGACTGTTTTTCGGCCCGGTTGTGATTGGCTTCGATCGCAATGGCGCGGACGCCCGATTGCGATCCGACAACATGTTCGATAGCAGCGAGATACTCTCGTGCCAGCCCACCATGTGCCACAATCACAATTCCGATCACTCTGCCCCGTCCTTTTTCCGGCGGTCTAATTCGCGATGCCTAATTGACACCTGCCAGCCCGCCTTCGCAAGGGCTGCCGCGCAGGTTTCCGCCATGGCAACCGACCGATGTTGCCCCCCGGTACACCCAAATGCGATCGAAAGGTGCGATTTCCCCTCTGCCGCGAAGGCTGGCAACAACCATAGCGCGAGATCGGTGGTTTTCGTGACAAATTCTGCATAGCGCGAATCTGTTGCAATGTGGTCTTGCACCAGCTTTTCGGTGCCATTGGCTGCGCGCAGCGTCGGGTCCCAATAGGGATTCTTCAGAAACCGGCAGTCAAACACCATATCCACGCTGCGCGGCAGTCCGCGTTTGTACGAAAAGCTTTCCACCGACACCGACAGATGCCCCTGTTCCCCCGGCGCGAACCATTCCTCGACAGCCGCGCGCAGCTGGTGAACGTTCAGCTGCGAGGTGTCGATCAGGATGTCGGCACGGGCACGCAGCGGGCCCAGCATGTCCAGCTCGCGGGCGATGCCTGCCTCGGGGCGGTCACCATCGGCCAACGGGTGCCTGCGGCGGGTCTCCGAGAACCGGCGCAGCAGCACGTCGGTGTCGCAATCAAGGTACAGCAGTTCTGGCACCAGCCCCGGAACGGCCGCAATCTGGCCAATGGCGTCCATCACCGCATTCACCGAAAAATCGCGTGTGCGCGGGTCGATACCCAAGGCCAAGGGCCGCGTGCTGGAGGGATCGTCCAGCAGGGGGCGTATCAGGCGCAGCGGCATGTTGTCGATGACTTCAAAGCCCAGATCCTCAAGCACGCGAATAGCACTGGACCGTCCGGCACCCGAAGGTCCGGTGATCAGCACAAGGCGGCGGTGGGTGCGTTCTGTGTCGGTCATTTGTCAGCGGCTCCACCAATAAGATACTGCACAATCGCAGCTGGCCAAGCAGCGGTATCGTATTTGTGAAGGCAGGGCAAAGCGACATCAAGCAGGTCAAACTGATGGCGTTCGGGCAGGCGCCGGGTTTCGCTCTGGTCAAGGTCAATAACAAGGGTCACGGGTGTCGGCCCCGCTGCCGTGGCCGACAGTATTCCCACCCCGCGTGCTTCGATCAGACCGCGCAATGTGTCGGGGGCATCTGCAACAATCTGTGCACCATCGCGTGTCAGAATGGTTCGGTCGTCGGACACAAGTACAGCGCCCAAGGCCATAAGCTGCAAGGCAAGCGAGGATTTCCCCGCCCCGGATGCGCCGGTGATGACAACGGCACGGCCCCGCACCGCCACTGTCGTGGCGTGCAGCGTGACCCGGGCCGCATCGGTTGTCATATCAAACCGGCAGACCCACGACGAAACGTGCGCCCAACGGTTCGCTGGTGATGTCAGCGTCGGTGGGGCGGATGTTTTCGGCCCAGATGACGCCACCATGCGCTTCGACGATCTGTTTGGAAATCGCCAGCCCAAGGCCCGAATTGTTGCCGAAATGCTCTTCGGGGCGCTGTGAATAGAAGCGTTTGAAGATTTTTGACAGCGCTTGATCGGGAATGCCCGGACCGGTGTCTTCGACCACGATCAGCACGCGGTTTTCTTTCTTGCGGGCCCAGACGCGGATGGCATCGCCATCTTCGCAGAAGGAAATCGCATTGGTGATCAGATTGACGAACACCTGCGCCAGCCGTGCCTCCAGCCCCTGGACTTCCAAAGGTTGGGCAGGCAGGTCCGTGATGAAATCAATGCCTTTTGATTTGGCATCCTCGCCCAGATACTCGCCCAGATTTCCCAGCATCTTGAGCAGATCAAAGGGCTCTTCCTCTTCTTTGACCAGCTCTGAATCCAGCCGCGAGGCATTGGAAATGTCGCTGACCAAACGGTCCAGGCGGCGCACATCGTGGTCAATTACGTCCAGCAGCTTGTCGCGCTGGTCCTCGCGCTTGATCAGGCGCAGCGTGCCCACAGCCGAGCGCAGGGAAGCCAGAGGGTTCTTGATCTCATGCGCGACGTCAGCGGCGAATTGTTCGTTTCCGTCGATACGGTTGTACAGGGCCGCGATCATGCCGCGCAGCGCCCCGGACAACCGCCCGATTTCATCCGGGCGCGCGGTCAGGTCGGGGATACGAATGCGGCCGGGATTGACCTTGCGCTGGTTGCGGTCGCGCCCCAGTTCGGCGGCGGCGGCCAGATCGGCCAGCGGGTTGGCAATGGTCGACG from Pseudosulfitobacter sp. DSM 107133 encodes the following:
- a CDS encoding SH3 domain-containing protein; translated protein: MVRFIVLTFGFLGWAFYEMSGGADFDAEALRMSRIDADQSAPVTATTPKTLLAEVDTKDTGAAEVTRVALNLTTTRDIVAPAKPLPTAPAPAKFDGAILSTASLETPETPEIILPSLIPAAEPEAQTTAELLVDEDNGLLDVRAVSGSRVNMRDGPGTYYDVVSNLTRGTLVEILQDPGNGWVKLRPMDGGPEGWMAASLLTNS
- a CDS encoding SDR family NAD(P)-dependent oxidoreductase yields the protein MKSILITGCSSGIGHAAAHGLRARGWRVFAACRRAEDCARLQAEGFDSPQIDYTDETSITAGLAEVLNATDGTLDALFNNGAHATPGAVEDLPTDALRALFEANFFGWHTLTRAVIPVMRAQGHGRIVQCSSVLGFITMPWRGAYNASKHAIEGLTSTLRIEMRDTDIRICTIEPGPVTSRIRANSVAHFERWIDWRSSPRAAQYETSLMKRLYATDSGPDTFALPPEAVVKKLIHAVESSSPRPRYYVTVPTHVMGVMKRILPTRALDWLLSRN
- a CDS encoding twin transmembrane helix small protein, which produces MTSDPLFILILLACAAVVLVLVTGLGGFAKGSGWASKNSNKLMRMRIIAQFIAVILIVIAVLWRQSGG
- a CDS encoding cob(I)yrinic acid a,c-diamide adenosyltransferase, with product MVVLNKIYTRTGDKGETALGDGTRVAKHAARVNAYGTSDELNAFVGVARLEATGDTDAALARIQNDLFDLGADLCRPDMEGDAKAEYPPLRMIDAQVKRLEAEIDVMNATLEPLRSFVLPGGAALAAHLHVCRTVSRRAERLAVDLATQEQVNPAAVKYLNRLSDWFFVAARIANNCGKDDVLWVPGANR
- a CDS encoding electron transfer flavoprotein subunit beta/FixA family protein; this encodes MKVLVPVKRVIDYNVKVRVKADGSGVDLANVKMSMNPFDEIAVEQAIRMKEAGQVEEIIAVSIGVKQAQETLRTALAMGADRAILVIAADDVHQDIEPLTVAKILKAIVDEEQPGLVLCGKQAIDNDMNATGQMLSALLGWSQGTFASEVEISGDKAKVTREVDGGLQTIEINMPTVITVDLRLNEPRYASLPNIMKAKKKPLDEKTAADYGVDTALHLEVVSTKEPEARAAGEIVADVDALVAKLKEKGVV
- a CDS encoding FAD-binding protein, producing the protein MAVLLLAEVNNGELAMDATAKAVTAAKSLGDVTVLCAGGSAAAAGEAAAKIDGVAKVLVAEDASLGHRLAESTAALIVSLAGDYEHIVAPATTDAKNVMPRVAALLDVMIISDASGVVDGDTFERPIYAGNAIQTVKSKDAKKVITFRTSTFDAAGEGGSASVETVSAAADPGLSSWVEDKVAASDRPELTSAGVVVSGGRGVGSEEDFKLIEKLADKLGAAVGASRAAVDSGYAPNDWQVGQTGKVVAPDLYVAVGISGAIQHLAGMKDSKVIVAINKDEEAPIFQVADYGLVADLFTAVPELIEKL
- a CDS encoding DUF6473 family protein → MTYDAMGQGALNYFPCRYGTSKVLFRGPRKSLKKPYIAFFGGTETYGKFLARPFPDLLEESLGMPCVNLGCTNAGVEVFASDPQLSEIGAGAKVTVLQVLSAQNMTNRFYSVHPRRNDRFLKPSGLLEAIFRDVDFAEFNFNKHMLIHLNTVSPERFRTVREELQSAWIARMRHLLARIPGKTVLLWFGQADPDNRENGMNHDPWFVTREMIETLRNEVTEIVEVQASEQAMEQGTDGMVFSEMERQAAETMLGPVAHQEAAAALEPVLRRLVGQAALTAV
- a CDS encoding 3-hydroxybutyryl-CoA dehydrogenase translates to MDIKTVGIVGAGQMGNGIAHVMALAGYDVMMTDISDDALKAAVALIDSNMERQVARDKITAEVKAEAMARITTTVTLTDLGPSDLIIEAATERETVKQAIFEDLLPHLKPETILTSNTSSISITRLASRTDRPEKFMGFHFMNPVPVMQLVELIRGIATDAETYDACKQVVDKLGKTAASAEDFPAFIVNRILMPMINEAVYTLYEGVGNVQSIDSSMKLGANHPMGPLELADFIGLDTCLAIMNVLHDGLADTKYRPCPLLTKYVEAGWLGRKTQRGFYDYRGETPVPTR
- a CDS encoding lysophospholipid acyltransferase family protein; its protein translation is MVDSSQGVKGVTQAQDETVTFTKYDRRSLSYASTFDDPWKAGFIRLMEAFTGKLTILRLIRKFERRGAPQGQAFWRACLDVMGIELTTPQSQLDRIPKEGPVIVVANHPHGMVDGMIFGDLIGRVRPDYRILTRSLLTAIDEVAGSYMIPVPFPHDPDAQRKGVEMRAKAMKHLKEGGVVALFPSGQVAASETYWGPAVEAEWNVFTAALIRRSGATVVPMKFPGQNSRAYQIANKLSPMLRQGLLLHEIVYSLNKPQGPIVGDPIAPEDLKGWADDPRGFMAWLREHTLNLKG
- a CDS encoding HPr family phosphocarrier protein, whose amino-acid sequence is MTKCTLKIVNEKGLHARASAKLVEVVEAFDAQAEVAKDGMSASGDSIMGLLMLAASKGTFIDVETSGPDAEALAEALTALVADKFGEGA
- a CDS encoding PTS fructose transporter subunit IIA, producing the protein MIGIVIVAHGGLAREYLAAIEHVVGSQSGVRAIAIEANHNRAEKQSEICAAADEVDDGDGVVVVTDLYGGSPSNLSLLACQPQGRRILYGANLPMLIKLAKSRHKPVGDAVRAALDAGKKYIDSQNVSAESPNHV
- the rapZ gene encoding RNase adapter RapZ, which gives rise to MTDTERTHRRLVLITGPSGAGRSSAIRVLEDLGFEVIDNMPLRLIRPLLDDPSSTRPLALGIDPRTRDFSVNAVMDAIGQIAAVPGLVPELLYLDCDTDVLLRRFSETRRRHPLADGDRPEAGIARELDMLGPLRARADILIDTSQLNVHQLRAAVEEWFAPGEQGHLSVSVESFSYKRGLPRSVDMVFDCRFLKNPYWDPTLRAANGTEKLVQDHIATDSRYAEFVTKTTDLALWLLPAFAAEGKSHLSIAFGCTGGQHRSVAMAETCAAALAKAGWQVSIRHRELDRRKKDGAE
- a CDS encoding serine kinase, with amino-acid sequence MTTDAARVTLHATTVAVRGRAVVITGASGAGKSSLALQLMALGAVLVSDDRTILTRDGAQIVADAPDTLRGLIEARGVGILSATAAGPTPVTLVIDLDQSETRRLPERHQFDLLDVALPCLHKYDTAAWPAAIVQYLIGGAADK
- a CDS encoding sensor histidine kinase, with amino-acid sequence MAPPSSRDNDVVLGDDWVAPDRSETGKEIRASRERRGLFSLRTSPLARKIITFNLIALNVLVAGILYLNSSRDSLAVQRATSMVSEAELIADVIEAQLPAGAPVNLATGDGVDVAATLQGLDLRGGIEVLVFDPAGALVSSIEGAAVQPSDAQPKTEDRTILTDGLSWLWAKISAPFASDPVENPPTVEEQLRMMVPASLTGGTQVRDSLDTAGGTLFSVVTPIRQGNNTVGVVGITSAAGEIDKLVRGERERVLQMFVIATLVSVGLSLVLASTIANPLADLAAAAELGRDRNQRKVNPGRIRIPDLTARPDEIGRLSGALRGMIAALYNRIDGNEQFAADVAHEIKNPLASLRSAVGTLRLIKREDQRDKLLDVIDHDVRRLDRLVSDISNASRLDSELVKEEEEPFDLLKMLGNLGEYLGEDAKSKGIDFITDLPAQPLEVQGLEARLAQVFVNLITNAISFCEDGDAIRVWARKKENRVLIVVEDTGPGIPDQALSKIFKRFYSQRPEEHFGNNSGLGLAISKQIVEAHGGVIWAENIRPTDADITSEPLGARFVVGLPV